In Micromonospora sp. WMMA1363, a genomic segment contains:
- a CDS encoding acyl carrier protein — MNPTPQFEHESFARRHRGGMLLERHGIDLYPHPFLGFTLAPGLRSDLLNTDDAGFRLSDSPYGTVDSASWLAAGGGGILLGNSVALALAASSDRTTVASYLAGLTGVRQLNLGLCAAVSLQELVAAVPFLELASTVVIVGGGPDFVNLVGSLTPGTQYGTVSYERTFDDLTRVPLFDVAALAAGKTVPDLDAVRRRHVTTPDWDLAQVHNRMEVAAARRLRDLRVLARAVPTDARVLFCLQPLASTRTRDITAAERARYDFDAPVFGILHSAVEENWKAYADVLAAGCAELGVSFLNLAADRFVGDSFADTVHLTDAGNRQAAELIQAALGGVEGSAAVPPLRAADATPAVASAPAADATPAGTGEDRTAQLAAVVTEILELPPGQLTSDGDFINDYGADSMLVIDILARIEVDMGVRIPDTDIPKMTSLAAVVALVEENAGEPEAVG, encoded by the coding sequence ATGAATCCCACACCCCAGTTCGAGCACGAGTCCTTCGCCCGGCGGCACCGGGGCGGAATGCTGCTGGAACGGCACGGCATCGACCTCTATCCGCACCCGTTCCTCGGGTTCACGCTCGCCCCGGGTCTGCGGTCCGACCTACTGAACACCGACGACGCGGGGTTCCGGCTCTCCGACTCCCCGTACGGCACCGTGGACTCGGCGAGCTGGCTGGCCGCCGGTGGCGGGGGGATCCTGCTCGGCAACTCGGTGGCGCTCGCGCTCGCCGCGTCGTCGGACCGGACGACCGTGGCGTCGTACCTGGCCGGGCTGACCGGGGTGCGGCAGCTCAACCTGGGCCTCTGCGCAGCCGTCTCGCTTCAGGAACTGGTGGCCGCGGTGCCGTTCCTGGAGCTGGCGTCCACCGTGGTCATCGTCGGTGGCGGGCCGGACTTCGTGAACCTGGTGGGTTCGCTGACCCCCGGCACCCAGTACGGCACGGTGTCCTACGAGCGCACGTTCGACGACCTCACCCGGGTCCCACTCTTCGATGTGGCCGCGCTCGCCGCCGGCAAGACGGTGCCCGACCTGGACGCGGTCCGCCGGCGCCACGTCACCACGCCGGACTGGGACCTTGCGCAGGTGCACAACCGGATGGAGGTGGCGGCGGCGCGTCGGCTCCGGGACCTGCGGGTGCTCGCCCGGGCCGTTCCCACCGACGCCCGGGTGCTGTTCTGTCTCCAGCCGCTGGCCTCCACCCGGACCCGCGACATCACTGCGGCGGAGCGGGCGCGCTACGACTTCGACGCACCGGTCTTCGGCATCCTGCACAGCGCCGTCGAGGAGAACTGGAAGGCGTACGCGGATGTGCTCGCCGCCGGCTGCGCCGAGCTGGGCGTGTCGTTCCTGAACCTGGCGGCGGACCGGTTCGTCGGGGATTCGTTCGCTGACACCGTGCACCTCACCGACGCGGGCAACCGGCAGGCGGCGGAGCTGATCCAGGCGGCGCTGGGCGGCGTGGAGGGCTCTGCTGCCGTGCCCCCGTTGCGGGCCGCCGACGCGACCCCGGCGGTCGCCTCCGCACCTGCCGCCGACGCCACGCCCGCCGGGACGGGCGAGGACCGTACGGCGCAGCTGGCGGCTGTCGTGACCGAGATCCTCGAACTCCCTCCCGGGCAGCTCACGTCCGACGGTGACTTCATCAACGACTACGGAGCCGACTCCATGCTGGTCATCGACATCCTGGCCCGGATCGAGGTGGACATGGGGGTCCGCATACCCGACACCGACATCCCGAAGATGACGAGTCTGGCGGCGGTGGTGGCGCTGGTCGAGGAGAACGCCGGTGAGCCGGAAGCGGTCGGCTGA
- a CDS encoding response regulator transcription factor: MSRKRSAERVAPATGFAPFPVRRPAGPQCQRVDPPPREPVRAVLAGEWSAARTEALRVLLTVVDDPGTPVDWLLLAVGVGPPPRTLPWPAQPRRPRVGVVDPGCRWPAGADSDVYLAGDVEPGELVAALRLAGTGFSIRRVATSAGLPAGLTGREVELLRALCAGLGNDQIARRLHISRSTVEFHLTRIFRKLEVSSRAEAIVRALRYDPGLAAAALR, from the coding sequence GTGAGCCGGAAGCGGTCGGCTGAACGGGTGGCGCCCGCGACCGGTTTCGCGCCGTTTCCGGTTCGCCGGCCGGCGGGTCCACAGTGTCAGCGGGTCGACCCGCCGCCGCGGGAGCCGGTCCGGGCCGTCCTCGCTGGGGAGTGGTCCGCAGCCCGGACCGAGGCGCTGCGCGTGTTGCTCACCGTCGTCGACGACCCGGGGACGCCGGTCGACTGGCTGCTCCTCGCGGTCGGCGTGGGCCCGCCCCCCAGGACGCTGCCTTGGCCGGCGCAGCCGCGTCGTCCCCGGGTGGGCGTGGTGGACCCCGGGTGTCGATGGCCGGCGGGTGCGGACAGCGACGTCTACCTCGCCGGTGACGTCGAACCGGGGGAGCTGGTCGCCGCGCTGCGGCTGGCCGGGACGGGGTTCAGCATCCGCCGGGTTGCGACGTCGGCCGGGCTTCCGGCCGGGTTGACGGGCCGGGAGGTGGAGCTGCTGCGGGCGCTCTGCGCCGGCCTGGGCAACGACCAGATCGCCCGCCGGCTGCACATCTCCCGCAGCACGGTGGAGTTCCACCTCACCCGCATCTTCCGCAAGCTCGAGGTGTCCAGCCGCGCCGAGGCCATCGTCCGGGCCCTGCGCTACGACCCCGGCCTGGCCGCTGCTGCCCTCCGCTAG